The following nucleotide sequence is from Nitrososphaerota archaeon.
CGGCTTCAACCCCGTCTTCTGCAGCAGTCTACACTACAATACTCGCATCATTACAAACCTCACAAAACAGGAATACTATAGCCTCATCAGCATACTCTCACACCAAGCTCGCTTACTAATATCAAGACGAATGCACCACAACCAAAAAACACCATCAACAGAAGAAATCCAAAGCAAACTATCAGCGAACAGAAACCTCGCGTCTCAAAGCATCAAAACCATAGCAATAACCGCCCAACCTAAGAAATACTATATCTGGCCCTGCAACAAAACAAATGGCTCAATACAAGAAACAGCAGTCCAACCATTCCTAAACACAACTCCCACAATATAAAACAAGAAAACACTGGGGAGTAGTCTTGCAAGCCTGCATCATGCATCTCTGCAACTTCTGCAGCCTAAGGTACTCTACCTGATGCAGATTCATCAGGAATAACAATCGTTTCCTACACACTTTTCCTGGCTTTATATATCCCTCCCTCGGCCAACGGCAGCAGTGGCGCCGGCGCACGAAAGGCCTCCTTTAACCAAAAAACAATACAATCAATACCTAAGATTGATGGAGCGCCCGCTATTACTACCTATCAGCACAGAAATTCTTGGATCTGGTTGATGTAGTCGGTGAGCCAGATTCCTTTCTTTACAGGAATCTTTCGTCCGAACTGCAGGTTGAGTTCTTCGATGATGTCTATGTCGAGAAACAAAAACCTCAACGTCAATCTCACCCCTTCCAAAAATTATAGAAAAACCCGCAAGGAAAATCGGAGAACCCTAAATAAAATATAGAAAACACTCAGAGATGCTGCATATCCCATTATAAGCCAGCTAGCGGCTAAGAATCTGAGACTGGAGAGAGCCAAGTGCAGCGAAACCAAAATTTGTGGTTCTTCACTGCCACAAAAAAAGGCGCTCCCCAGTCCCACAACACACCCGAACCGAACCTAACACAAGCAGTTACCAGAAGGAGAAAGGAAGGTTGAGTCGTCCAATCTGCAGCAGCTTCAACGAGGGGAAGTTGACCCCCACCTGCTACGGATGCGGCTACCTATGGGACTGCCACCCCCGAATAGAAGGCGAAAACGCGGACACCGCCCTGATCAAAATGAACTACCGGCTGTGGCGATGGAAGCTAACCGCACTCAGCTTCCTACTATTCAACCTAGCCCTCTCCGCCGCACTACTCCTGATATGGAGCGGCTCAGCGATGAACCCCCAGTACCTGTTCTGCGCCGAAACAAACCGCTACGGCGAATTCTGGCTAGAACTAGCAATGATCACCGGAACCCCGTTCGCAATGGGCTGGCTATGGTGGAGAGCAAAACAATGATTAGGAGAAACCTGTTCACAAAAGAGTTCGAGGCCGTAAACACCTACACCTACCAAACAGAACACATACAGATCACCCTCACCCAGCAAATCAAACTCCTCCTACAAAACAAAGTCGCAATAGGCCAACGCACCTACAACGGCTGGAAAGGCCACCTACCCTTCTACCTATACCGCTGCCCAAAATGCGGCAACCACCACATAGACTACCCACACGGCTTCAAAAACCAACAACACCTAAACTGCGAAAAACAACAAACAACCACCACCCAACCCACAATTTAACCACCCACCCAATAACCAAGCCTTGGCTCCCGTAACAACGACACGCAACAACATGGTCTAGCAATATGGAGCAGAAATATAGATCATAACTGCATCGCGTTTATTAAAAGAATCCAGACAAGAAAAGTCAGATAAGATATGACTGGTCGATTATACAGAAGGAACCGAAAGGCAGTAGCACCCGTACTCGCAACACTACTCATGATAGCAGTAGCCGTAGCAATGTCAGTAATCATATTCATGTGGAGCCAAGGCTTCCTATCACAAACCTCACAATCAACAGGCAGCCAACAAGGCGCACAAAACCAAGCAGCACAATCAAGTATTGCAATAGAACAGGTTACATTTAGCGGTCCAACAGCAACGGTCTATTTCAGAAATGTTGGTGCTGTAGCAATAACCCCCGCATTACTTACCGCTTCTGGGATAAATAGCAATAATGGCTTCAAAACATCTGCTACAAACTCGTCAGCTATTACCGCTGGCGGAAGTACGCTCAATAAAGGTGCGGGCGGCAGTTACGCAATGACTCTGACTAACTTAACTCCCGGTGACGTAGTGACATTCAAAATAACTACAACTGCTGGAACCTTCGCTCAAGGCTCATACACAGTGCAGTAGAGTTACATCGCACCGTTCCTATTTTTTCATTCACTCAAAATTACCCTGAGGTCAGCTGATACGCGGCTCCTCAGGTCTGCATTTTTTAACAATGTTTGTATTCACAACTAATCTACGTTTACTCGATTATAGTATTGGGAAACCGATTGCTCGGGCGACTACAGCGGCTCTAGTGGACTCTTTCCTAGTTAGGGTGATTGAGGAGAAAAAGATGTCTTCGCCTCTGGTGTGCAGGGCGAGGCTGCTCATCATCACAGACAACGACTTTACCCGGTGAGCCTGATCATCTATCTTCCTGTATCTCTGGAAGGAATCTGTGATCTTATTATGCTCACTGCAGAACTGCGCGACGGTCTGCTTAGCCTTCGGCGACTTTCTCAGATATAGAGGGAACAGTATCTGCTCCTCAACGTTAAAGTGCAGCAGCACAGTCCTCTCGAAAAGCTCCAGCCGAGCCGCACTCGACTGCCGCTGATTCTGCATTGATGAACCTATCGAGTTCATCATCATCATTTCGTTTAACATGAACTTGATGAAGCTTTCTTCAAGAAGATTCGTACGCTTAAACAACACGTGATGAATCTTCTTCGACCTATCCAAGAGAATAGTCAAGGGCTAAACTAGTCTCGTCAACCACACCTCAGTCTAGTTTAATAAGGATTACCGTAATGATTAAAAAAAACACACCTTGTCACCCCAAAAAAGGGTGAAACCACCACAAAAATAGCCGAAAAAAGGTTTAAAACGAATCCCGGTAAAGAAGGAAAAACAACAACAACGACAAACAACACCCAGGCAACCTCGAAATATGTAGAAAAGTTCCTCAGAACGAATTTAACCACCAAAAACGTACGTTATAATTGGTGAACCTAGAATGTTCGGCCTACAAATATTCACCTCAGCCGACACCTCATTCTGGTGGCTACTGCTAGTACTACTCATCATCGGCCTAGTAATAATAGTCGCCATCGACGTCCTAGTCGCATTCCCAATCGCAAGCCTAGCCGCAATCGCAATCTACCTCCTAACAGGCAGCCTAGTAACCGCCGGCATAGTATTCCTAATCACCGCCCTAGTAAGCGTCGCAGTAGGAAGCGCCTTCGACGTAGGACACAGACACCGCCACCGCCACGTACACATACACGAAGAAGATTAACAAACAAACAAGATGACTAACTAAAACAGAATAAAGAGATCCACATACCGGCGGCAAGAGCGCCCACCCTACCTAATCTATCTGCAAAAACCTAGCCTAACTGCGGAGTGTTAATATAATCACAAACACCAGCCCACACCAAACCCCTTGAACCCTCAAACCACAACGACAAAAGCAAAGACACAGAAAACTAAGACAAAGAAGAAGGAGAAAATAGCAGTAATCGGCCTAGGCAAAGCCGGACTACCATTAGCCGCCGTCATAGCAGACTCAGGCTTCACAGTAACCGGCATCGATATTGACGCGGAGAGATGCCGCCGCATCAACAAAGGCGAAAACCCGCTCGGCGAAGAACCCGGCCTAGACGAGCTAATCCAGAAGCACGGCGGCAAAAACCTCACCGCCTCAACCGACTACCGAGACGCCTCACAATGCACCCTATTCACCGTAATCGTCCCCTTATTCCTAGACAAAGACAACACCCCAGACTTCTCAGCACTATCAACAGCCTTCAAAGGCGTAGCCCAAGTCCTGAAGCGAGACGACACCGTGGTGCTCGAAACCACAGTCTCCCCGACAACAACAGAAACACTGGTTCGAAACTGGCTTGAAGAGGGAAGCCGCCTGAAACTAGGAGACTTCAACCTAGCCTTCTCACCTGAACGAATCATGACTGGATTCAGCATCTCCCGGCTGCGAGAGTTCCCGAAAATAATCGGCGGAGTCGACGAGAAAAGCGGGGAACAAGCCTATCAACTCTACAGGCAGTTTATCCCAAACCTGAAAAAGGTCTCATCAGCCCGAGCCGCAGAGTTCATCAAAGTAATAGAGGGCTGCTACAGAGACGTAAACGTCGCGTTAGCGAACGAGCTCTTCCAGATAGCGGACAGCCTCAACATCGACTTCTACGAAGCCCGAGAAGCCGCCAACCACAAATACTGCGACATCCACCTTCCCTCAACCGGCGTAGGCGGCCACTGCATCCCAGTCTACCCCTGGTTCCTAATCAAAGAAATGGAGCGAAAAGAAAAATACGATAGCACCAAACTGCTCAGAACAGCCCGCGAAACCAACGACGAAATGATCAATTTCTGGGCAGGCAAAATCACACAGAAATGCTTAGAGCTAAACAAACCTTTAGCGAAAATAAAAATCTGCATCAACGGACTAACCTACAGAAAAGGAGTCAAAGAAACCTACCACAGCAGAAACCTCGCCCTAACCCAACACCTAACAAAGAAAGGCCTAAACACATACGCATACGACGAACTACTAACCCCGAAGGAAATCGAGAAGTTCGGCTTGAAACCACTCCAGCCCAGCAAAGCAGACATCATCTTCGACTCATTCAACCTAACGATAAACACCCAAACACCTCGCAAATAAGTAAATAAATGAGCGAAAAGAATCTTCTCTGCAAGATAAGCATAGCATTACCGCCTTCCTAGAATGCTGGTGCTCCAAGATTCCCCTAATCATATCAGCATCTTCTATATAATTGACAAACAACTGCTCTGATGACGTCGTCGTAGTCGGTTAGTAGTTAGTTAGTTAGTAACTAGGTGTTAGCGGAAGATGCCCCCTATTCGAATGAGATACGCTGGCTTGCTCGGATTCATCGTCCGTATAGTGAGCATCTTCACAGGCTTTCTCTTCATAATAATCGTAACGCGCCGTCTCCCGGAAGCAGATTTCGGAACCTGGGTCTGGATCACGAGGCTAATCGGCTACGCAGTATTTCCCACCGCCGCTATCAGCTTCTGGGCTACACGGTTCGTAGCTAGAGACTTCAAAGCCGCTAAAACAAGTATTCTGATGGCTCTTCTAGTATCCGCAGGGGCTACCCTAATCTATCTCGCAATCTCCCCCTTCGCTGCAAACGCAGCAAACGCGCCACTAATCTTCTTCCTGCTTGCAGCCATCCAAATACCGTTCGCATACATTGTAGAGAACCTCAACGCCATAGCCAACGGATCTAGGCCTGAAATCGTAAGCTACGGCACACTAGCCTACGAGGGGGTAAAGGTGGCTTTGGCCTTCCTCTTCATGGCTATACTGGGCCGCACCCTGACAAGCGCAATCATAGCCGTCGCCGCCTCACAATTCATCAGCATACTCGTACTCCTCTGGTTCCTGAAAGGTCACCTGTCAGGAAGCTTTGACAAACAACTGGCTTGGCGCTGGCTCAAAGTAGCCTGGATTCCCCTTTACAACGGCTTCTCATCCGTCTTCATACCCACCTTCGACGCCTCGATAATCATTGGTCTCACAGGCTCAAGCCTGATACTGGCGAACTACGGTGCAGCATACGTGATGTTCTCCATCGTCGCCTCCTCAGCTGCACTGGCCTCAGCCCTATACCCGAGGCTACTGCAAGGCGGCGATCATAAGGATGTTACCAGCGTCATAAACCTGACCACTCTCTTCGCAATCCCCGTAGCGGCAGGAATGTTCATCATCGCTCGACCCGCACTATACCTGCTAAACCCAGTATACGCAGACGCCGTATCAGTAGCCCGCATCATCATCCTATACACCTTCATCGCCGTAATAAACACAATATTCGACTTCTGCATCTTAGGCACCGAAAAGGTAGAGCTAAACGTCAACTCAAACCTCAAAGACTTTGTCAAAAGCAAGCTCTTCATGCTTCCAACAATCAACCTCATATGCGGCGTCACATACATAACCTCACTAGCCATCGTAATGCGCGTCACAACATCAATGAACCTCTCACCAGTTGACAACGCATACTACTGGGCACTAACCCAGCTCATCACCATACTCCCACTATTCACACTAAAAGCGATACTAGCCAAAAAAGCCGTAAACTTCAAAGTACCTTGGCGCCCCATCGCACTATACCTAGCAGCCTCTGCAGTAATGGTCGTAACCCTCCAACTCATAAAATTCGACATCCCCTACACACCAAACATCTACA
It contains:
- a CDS encoding hemerythrin domain-containing protein, translated to MTILLDRSKKIHHVLFKRTNLLEESFIKFMLNEMMMMNSIGSSMQNQRQSSAARLELFERTVLLHFNVEEQILFPLYLRKSPKAKQTVAQFCSEHNKITDSFQRYRKIDDQAHRVKSLSVMMSSLALHTRGEDIFFSSITLTRKESTRAAVVARAIGFPIL
- a CDS encoding nucleotide sugar dehydrogenase, which gives rise to MNPQTTTTKAKTQKTKTKKKEKIAVIGLGKAGLPLAAVIADSGFTVTGIDIDAERCRRINKGENPLGEEPGLDELIQKHGGKNLTASTDYRDASQCTLFTVIVPLFLDKDNTPDFSALSTAFKGVAQVLKRDDTVVLETTVSPTTTETLVRNWLEEGSRLKLGDFNLAFSPERIMTGFSISRLREFPKIIGGVDEKSGEQAYQLYRQFIPNLKKVSSARAAEFIKVIEGCYRDVNVALANELFQIADSLNIDFYEAREAANHKYCDIHLPSTGVGGHCIPVYPWFLIKEMERKEKYDSTKLLRTARETNDEMINFWAGKITQKCLELNKPLAKIKICINGLTYRKGVKETYHSRNLALTQHLTKKGLNTYAYDELLTPKEIEKFGLKPLQPSKADIIFDSFNLTINTQTPRK